From the genome of Bacteroides sp. MSB163, one region includes:
- the uvrA gene encoding excinuclease ABC subunit UvrA, with product MTKNNSILIKGARVNNLKNIDVEIPRNKLVVITGLSGSGKSSLAFDTLYAEGQRRYVESLSSYARQFLGRMSKPECDFIKGIPPAIAIEQKVSSRNPRSTVGTSTEIYEYLRLLYARIGRTFSPISGEEVKKHSTEDIVNCMLGYPEGTKYTVLAPILVREDRTMKQQLDIDMKQGFNRLEVNGEMIRIDEYEPKKGDTVFLLIDRMVASKEKDAVSRLTDSAETAMYEGDGACLLRFYQPDGTTSLYRFSTKFEADGIAFEEPSDQMFSFNSPIGACPECEGFGKVIGIDEHLVVPNRSLSVYDGAVVCWRGEVMGEWKDMVIRGAERAGFPIFTPYYELTDAQRRMLWEGTPYFQGINAFFKMVQENQYKIQYRVMLARYRGKTLCPKCHGTRLKPEAGYVRVGGRNISQLVDLPITELKTFFDDLQLDKHDKDVATRILTEINSRIRFLLDVGLGYLTLNRLSNSLSGGESQRINLATSLGSSLVGSLYILDEPSIGLHSRDTDKLIHVLRQLQQLGNTVVIVEHDEEIIRAADYIIDIGPKAGRLGGQVVYQGDMKDLQPNSDSYTVRYLLGEEEIPVPEHRRPWNNYIELTGARENNLKGVNVRFPLNVMTVVTGVSGSGKSTLVRDIFFRALKRELDECSERPGEFASIRGDLQNLRNVEFVDQNPIGKSSRSNPVTYIKAYDEIRKLWAEQPLAKQMGYTAGYFSFNSEGGRCEECKGDGTITVEMQFMADLVLECETCHGKRFKADTLEVKFHDANIYDVLEMTVNQAIEFFTKHGQKKIVKKLAPLQDVGLGYIKLGQSSSTLSGGENQRVKLAYYLSQEKADPTLFIFDEPTTGLHFHDIRKLLEAFDALILRGHSIVIIEHNMDVIKCADYVIDLGPEGGDKGGNLVAAGTPEEVAKCAASYTGQFLQEKLHMK from the coding sequence ATGACCAAAAACAACTCCATACTCATCAAAGGCGCACGCGTCAACAACCTGAAAAATATAGACGTAGAAATACCCCGGAACAAACTTGTCGTCATCACCGGGTTGTCCGGTTCGGGTAAATCCTCCCTGGCATTCGACACACTTTATGCTGAGGGACAACGTCGTTATGTAGAAAGCCTGAGCAGTTATGCCCGCCAGTTCCTGGGACGTATGAGCAAGCCTGAATGTGACTTTATCAAAGGGATTCCGCCGGCCATTGCCATAGAACAGAAAGTGAGCAGCCGCAATCCACGTTCCACTGTCGGCACCTCTACCGAAATATACGAATACCTACGATTATTGTATGCCCGCATCGGACGGACATTCAGTCCCATTAGCGGAGAAGAAGTAAAAAAACATTCCACAGAGGATATCGTAAACTGTATGTTAGGTTATCCGGAAGGAACAAAATACACAGTGCTCGCTCCGATATTGGTACGTGAAGACCGTACCATGAAACAACAACTGGACATTGATATGAAGCAAGGATTCAATCGTCTGGAAGTAAACGGAGAGATGATACGCATTGATGAATACGAACCCAAGAAAGGAGATACCGTTTTCTTATTGATAGACCGCATGGTAGCATCCAAAGAAAAAGATGCGGTCAGCCGACTGACGGACTCTGCCGAAACGGCGATGTACGAAGGCGACGGTGCCTGTCTGCTCCGGTTCTATCAGCCTGACGGAACAACCAGCCTGTATCGCTTCAGCACCAAATTCGAAGCAGACGGCATTGCTTTTGAAGAGCCGAGCGACCAGATGTTTTCCTTCAACTCCCCCATCGGTGCCTGCCCTGAGTGCGAAGGTTTCGGTAAAGTAATCGGTATTGATGAACATCTGGTGGTTCCCAACCGTTCGCTGTCCGTTTACGACGGCGCCGTGGTGTGCTGGCGCGGTGAAGTGATGGGTGAATGGAAAGATATGGTGATACGAGGTGCCGAAAGAGCGGGATTCCCTATCTTTACACCTTACTATGAGTTGACGGACGCACAACGTCGGATGCTATGGGAAGGCACTCCTTACTTCCAGGGTATCAACGCCTTCTTTAAGATGGTGCAGGAAAATCAGTACAAGATACAATATCGCGTGATGTTGGCACGCTATCGTGGCAAAACACTTTGCCCGAAGTGCCATGGTACCCGCTTAAAACCCGAAGCCGGCTATGTACGAGTAGGAGGACGAAATATTTCCCAACTCGTAGATCTGCCGATTACGGAGTTGAAAACCTTCTTCGACGACCTGCAACTGGATAAGCATGATAAGGATGTTGCTACCCGTATCCTCACGGAAATCAACAGCCGTATCCGCTTCCTTCTCGATGTCGGATTGGGATATCTGACACTGAATCGTCTCAGCAACTCGCTTTCGGGTGGTGAGAGCCAACGTATTAATCTAGCCACTTCACTAGGCAGCAGCCTGGTAGGTTCACTCTACATTCTTGACGAACCCAGTATCGGACTACACAGTCGCGATACCGACAAGTTGATACACGTATTGCGTCAATTGCAACAACTGGGTAACACGGTTGTCATCGTGGAACATGACGAAGAAATCATCCGTGCAGCGGATTATATCATAGATATCGGTCCCAAAGCCGGCCGCCTGGGCGGACAAGTGGTCTATCAGGGAGATATGAAAGATTTGCAGCCGAACAGCGACAGCTACACCGTCCGGTATCTACTAGGAGAAGAAGAAATTCCTGTCCCGGAACATCGCCGCCCATGGAATAACTACATAGAACTGACCGGGGCACGCGAAAATAACCTGAAAGGAGTAAACGTCCGCTTTCCTCTGAATGTAATGACTGTAGTGACCGGCGTCAGCGGTTCGGGAAAGAGTACGCTGGTACGCGACATCTTCTTCCGTGCCCTGAAGCGCGAACTGGATGAGTGCAGCGAACGTCCGGGTGAATTTGCTTCTATCCGTGGTGACCTGCAAAACCTGCGAAATGTAGAATTTGTAGATCAGAACCCTATCGGCAAATCCAGTCGTTCAAATCCTGTTACTTATATCAAGGCTTACGACGAAATCCGCAAGCTATGGGCGGAACAACCACTTGCCAAACAAATGGGATACACTGCCGGCTATTTTTCGTTCAACAGTGAGGGCGGACGTTGCGAAGAATGTAAAGGTGACGGAACCATCACAGTAGAAATGCAATTCATGGCCGACCTGGTACTGGAATGCGAAACCTGTCACGGGAAACGCTTTAAAGCTGATACATTGGAGGTTAAATTCCATGACGCTAACATCTACGATGTACTGGAAATGACCGTGAACCAAGCTATAGAGTTCTTCACCAAGCACGGACAGAAGAAGATAGTAAAAAAACTCGCTCCACTACAAGATGTAGGATTAGGCTACATCAAACTGGGACAGTCTTCCTCTACCCTTTCAGGTGGTGAAAACCAACGCGTGAAGCTGGCTTATTACCTCAGTCAGGAAAAGGCTGACCCTACCCTGTTCATCTTCGACGAACCGACTACAGGACTGCATTTCCATGATATTCGCAAATTACTAGAGGCTTTTGATGCCTTGATATTACGGGGACATTCCATCGTAATCATCGAGCACAACATGGACGTTATCAAGTGTGCCGACTATGTGATAGACCTCGGACCGGAAGGTGGCGACAAAGGTGGAAATCTGGTAGCGGCAGGTACACCGGAAGAAGTGGCAAAATGTGCGGCAAGTTATACAGGACAATTCCTGCAAGAAAAACTGCACATGAAATAA
- a CDS encoding outer membrane beta-barrel protein, whose amino-acid sequence MKKLALLVCLLVATVAAQAQFEKGKWILNPSISGLGLSHNTETDKTSFGIEAKGGAFLLDNVALLIHAGAKWNEKGGDTDVYTLGVGGRYYFSKIGLYLGADVNVDRWDWGTSDDTKFSFGAEAGYAFFLSRTVTLEPAVYWNVNGDRSVFGLKVGFGFYF is encoded by the coding sequence ATGAAAAAATTAGCATTACTCGTTTGTCTGCTTGTGGCCACAGTGGCTGCCCAGGCACAATTTGAAAAAGGAAAGTGGATCTTGAATCCGTCGATTTCCGGCTTAGGTTTGTCGCATAATACAGAGACAGACAAGACTTCATTTGGCATTGAAGCCAAAGGTGGTGCGTTTCTGCTGGATAATGTGGCGTTACTGATACATGCAGGAGCCAAATGGAATGAAAAAGGAGGTGATACGGATGTTTATACCCTCGGTGTAGGCGGTCGTTACTATTTCAGTAAGATTGGTCTATATCTGGGCGCTGATGTCAACGTAGACCGTTGGGATTGGGGGACAAGCGATGATACCAAGTTTTCTTTCGGTGCTGAAGCGGGTTACGCTTTCTTCCTGTCGAGGACGGTGACACTTGAGCCGGCTGTGTACTGGAACGTAAACGGTGACCGTTCGGTATTTGGTCTGAAGGTTGGTTTCGGTTTCTACTTCTAA
- a CDS encoding carbon starvation CstA family protein, with protein sequence MITFTLCLLALIAGYFLYGRFIEHIFGPDDRKTPALTKTDGVDYIPLPTWKIFMIQFLNIAGLGPIFGAIMGAKFGVSSYLWIVFGSIFAGAVHDYLAGMLSLRNGGESLPEIIGRYLGVTTKQVMRGFTVLLMILVGAVFVAGPAGLLAKLTPESLDVTFWIIVVFIYYIFATLLPVDKIIGKIYPLFAIALLFMAVGILVMLYVKHPVLPEFWDGLQNTNPNAAELPIFPIMFVSIACGAISGFHATQSPLMARCMTSERHGCPVFYGAMITEGIVALIWAAAATYFFHENGMGETNAAVVVDAITKDWLGTAGGFLAILGVIAAPITSGDTAFRSARLIVADFLGMEQKSMRRRLYICIPMFLAAIGLLLYSLSDKEGFDMIWRYFAWTNQTLSVFTLWAITVYLVREKKGHYFYVTYVPAVFMTTVCTTYICIAPEGFGLGPQAALGVAILAAVVAALWFSIWYFKTTKKLW encoded by the coding sequence ATGATTACATTTACGCTTTGTCTGCTGGCATTAATAGCAGGTTATTTTCTTTACGGGCGTTTCATCGAACATATTTTCGGTCCTGATGATCGTAAGACGCCTGCTTTGACTAAGACCGATGGGGTGGATTATATCCCTTTGCCCACCTGGAAGATTTTTATGATACAATTTCTTAATATTGCCGGTTTGGGTCCTATCTTCGGTGCTATTATGGGGGCTAAATTTGGTGTATCATCTTATTTGTGGATTGTGTTCGGCAGTATCTTTGCCGGAGCCGTACATGATTACCTGGCAGGTATGCTCTCTCTGCGTAATGGCGGTGAAAGTTTGCCGGAGATCATCGGTCGCTATCTGGGAGTAACTACCAAGCAGGTGATGCGTGGCTTTACCGTTCTTTTGATGATATTGGTAGGAGCTGTCTTTGTGGCTGGCCCTGCCGGATTGTTGGCAAAACTGACACCGGAATCATTGGATGTTACATTCTGGATAATAGTGGTATTTATCTATTATATTTTTGCCACTTTGTTGCCGGTTGATAAAATTATAGGTAAGATATATCCGCTTTTTGCTATTGCATTGCTATTTATGGCGGTGGGTATACTGGTGATGCTTTATGTGAAGCATCCTGTCTTGCCGGAATTCTGGGACGGATTACAGAATACGAATCCTAATGCCGCTGAACTGCCCATTTTCCCGATTATGTTTGTCAGCATAGCCTGTGGTGCTATCAGTGGTTTTCATGCTACGCAAAGTCCGTTGATGGCCCGTTGTATGACGAGTGAACGTCACGGTTGCCCTGTGTTCTATGGTGCTATGATTACCGAAGGTATTGTTGCCCTGATTTGGGCTGCAGCTGCCACCTATTTCTTTCATGAAAACGGAATGGGGGAGACGAATGCTGCCGTAGTAGTGGATGCTATCACCAAAGATTGGCTCGGTACTGCGGGAGGATTCCTTGCTATATTAGGTGTGATTGCCGCGCCTATCACGAGTGGTGATACCGCTTTCCGCTCTGCCCGACTTATTGTGGCAGACTTCCTCGGAATGGAACAAAAATCCATGCGTCGTCGTTTGTATATATGTATTCCTATGTTTCTCGCTGCTATTGGTTTGTTGCTCTACAGTTTGAGCGACAAAGAGGGCTTTGACATGATTTGGCGTTACTTTGCATGGACCAATCAGACGCTTTCCGTCTTTACGCTTTGGGCGATTACCGTCTATCTGGTGCGTGAAAAGAAAGGGCATTACTTTTATGTAACTTATGTTCCGGCTGTATTTATGACAACTGTTTGTACAACATACATCTGCATAGCCCCCGAAGGCTTTGGCTTAGGACCTCAGGCAGCTCTCGGCGTTGCCATCCTGGCGGCTGTGGTAGCTGCGCTCTGGTTTAGTATCTGGTATTTTAAAACGACTAAAAAACTTTGGTAA
- a CDS encoding glycoside hydrolase family 10 protein, with protein MKQLLLTILFITFVLPLTAQPTGEMVTHPPKYEVRAAWVTAVYGLDWPRTRATSPEGIRKQKAELVEILDRLKDANFNTVLFQTRTRGDVLYRSKIEPFNSILTGKTAVDPGYDPLAFAIEECHKRGMECHAWMVAIPLGNRKHVANLGNASVTKQKSAICVPYKREYFLNPGNPQTKEYLMSLVREVVEKYDVDGVHFDYLRYPENAPRFPDTYDFRKYGKGRDLAQWRRDNITEIVRHLYKGVKALKPWVKVSTCPVGKYRDTSRYPSRGWNAFHTVYQDAQGWLGEGIQDQIYPMLYFRGNHFYPFALDWQEQSNGRQIIPGLGIYFLDPSEGNWTLDEVERQMHFIRTHKLAGQAHYRVKYLMDNTQGLYDVLEENFYTAPALQPAMPWIDNVPPTAPTGLTVTQLPDGYIHLSWMPATDNDKHNVPTYVIYGSDTYPVDTSNPENIIAQRVQGTEYTYAPIRFWTAKRYFAVTAVDRCGNESEACR; from the coding sequence ATGAAACAGTTACTTCTCACTATATTATTTATCACATTCGTTCTGCCCCTTACCGCGCAACCCACCGGTGAGATGGTTACCCATCCTCCAAAATACGAAGTGCGCGCTGCCTGGGTCACCGCCGTCTATGGTTTGGACTGGCCCCGTACCCGTGCCACCAGTCCCGAAGGCATCCGAAAACAAAAGGCAGAACTAGTCGAAATACTTGACCGACTGAAAGATGCTAACTTCAACACTGTGCTCTTCCAAACGCGAACGCGCGGTGACGTACTCTACCGCTCAAAGATAGAACCGTTCAATTCCATCCTGACCGGGAAAACAGCTGTTGATCCGGGATACGATCCACTGGCTTTCGCCATAGAAGAGTGTCATAAGCGTGGTATGGAGTGCCATGCTTGGATGGTAGCCATTCCGTTAGGCAATCGCAAGCATGTTGCCAATCTGGGCAATGCTTCCGTAACCAAACAGAAATCCGCTATTTGTGTGCCTTATAAGCGTGAATACTTCCTCAATCCCGGAAATCCGCAAACCAAAGAATACCTGATGAGCCTTGTACGCGAAGTCGTAGAAAAATATGACGTAGATGGCGTTCACTTCGATTATCTGCGTTATCCGGAGAATGCTCCCCGATTCCCTGACACCTATGATTTCCGGAAATACGGCAAAGGACGCGACCTCGCCCAATGGCGCAGGGATAATATTACGGAAATCGTCCGCCATCTCTACAAAGGTGTGAAAGCCCTGAAACCCTGGGTAAAGGTAAGTACCTGCCCCGTAGGAAAATATCGCGATACTTCCCGTTACCCTTCCCGCGGGTGGAATGCTTTTCATACTGTCTACCAGGATGCGCAAGGCTGGCTGGGTGAAGGCATACAGGATCAGATATATCCCATGCTTTACTTCCGGGGTAACCATTTCTATCCTTTTGCCCTCGACTGGCAGGAACAAAGTAATGGTCGCCAGATCATTCCCGGACTGGGTATCTATTTTCTCGATCCCAGTGAAGGAAACTGGACACTGGATGAAGTGGAGCGTCAGATGCACTTCATCCGTACCCACAAACTGGCAGGTCAGGCCCATTATCGCGTGAAATATCTGATGGACAACACACAAGGGTTGTATGATGTATTGGAAGAGAACTTTTATACCGCTCCTGCCCTGCAACCTGCCATGCCCTGGATAGACAACGTACCACCGACAGCCCCTACCGGCCTTACCGTCACCCAGCTGCCGGACGGATACATCCACCTCAGTTGGATGCCTGCCACGGACAATGACAAACACAACGTACCGACCTACGTCATTTACGGCTCGGACACTTACCCGGTGGATACCTCCAATCCGGAAAACATCATTGCCCAGCGAGTACAGGGAACGGAATACACGTATGCTCCCATCCGCTTCTGGACGGCAAAGAGGTATTTTGCCGTCACTGCCGTGGACCGTTGCGGCAATGAAAGCGAAGCGTGCAGATAA
- a CDS encoding ATP-binding protein, whose amino-acid sequence MEAFYRTHAYLVEHTNAPVRRDLMDEINWNDRLIGIKGTRGVGKTTFLLQYAKEKFGTDRSCLFINMNNFYFSNFSIVDFAYEFQRRGGKVLLIDQVFKHPDWSRELRMCYDRFPNLKIVFTGSSVMRLKEENLELRDIVKSYNLRGFSFREYLNLQTGMKFRAYTLEEILSNHEQIAKGILSKVRPLDYLQDYLHHGFYPFFLEKRNFSENLLKTMNMMVEVDILLIKQIELKYLSKIKKLLYMLAVDGPKAPNVSQLANDIQTSRATVMNYIKYLADARLINMVYPKGEEFPKKPSKIMMHNSNLMYSIYPVKVEELDVLDTFFANSLWKDHKVNKGDKNMSFLVDDVMPFKICPEGMKIKNNPGVTYALHKAEIGRGNQIPLWMFGFLY is encoded by the coding sequence ATGGAAGCATTCTACCGCACACACGCCTATCTTGTTGAGCATACCAATGCCCCCGTTCGCCGTGACCTCATGGATGAGATCAACTGGAACGACCGTCTTATCGGTATTAAAGGAACGCGTGGTGTAGGCAAAACCACGTTTCTGTTGCAATACGCCAAAGAGAAATTCGGAACCGACCGTTCCTGCCTCTTCATTAATATGAACAATTTCTACTTTTCCAATTTCAGCATCGTTGATTTCGCATACGAATTTCAACGCCGCGGTGGAAAAGTATTGCTGATAGACCAGGTATTCAAACATCCGGACTGGAGCAGAGAACTGAGAATGTGTTACGACCGTTTTCCAAACCTCAAAATCGTGTTCACCGGTTCGTCCGTAATGCGACTGAAAGAGGAAAACTTGGAACTGCGTGATATAGTGAAGAGTTATAACCTGCGTGGTTTCTCCTTCCGTGAGTATCTGAACCTGCAAACAGGCATGAAGTTCCGGGCTTATACACTGGAAGAGATTCTGAGTAACCACGAACAGATTGCCAAAGGCATTCTTTCGAAGGTACGCCCACTGGATTACTTGCAGGACTACCTGCACCACGGTTTCTATCCGTTCTTCCTGGAGAAACGCAATTTCTCGGAGAATCTGCTGAAAACCATGAATATGATGGTAGAAGTGGATATCCTGCTTATCAAACAGATTGAACTGAAATATCTTTCAAAAATCAAGAAATTGCTTTATATGCTGGCAGTAGATGGTCCGAAAGCACCAAATGTAAGCCAGTTGGCAAACGATATACAGACATCCCGTGCCACGGTGATGAACTACATCAAATATCTGGCAGACGCACGCCTTATCAATATGGTATATCCGAAGGGAGAAGAATTCCCCAAGAAACCATCGAAGATTATGATGCACAACTCTAACCTGATGTACTCCATCTATCCCGTGAAAGTAGAAGAGCTGGATGTGCTGGACACTTTCTTCGCAAATTCCTTGTGGAAAGATCACAAGGTGAACAAAGGCGACAAGAATATGTCGTTCCTGGTGGACGATGTGATGCCTTTCAAGATTTGTCCGGAAGGAATGAAGATTAAGAACAATCCCGGCGTCACCTACGCCCTGCACAAAGCGGAAATAGGAAGAGGGAATCAGATTCCACTCTGGATGTTCGGCTTTTTATATTGA